Sequence from the Calidithermus timidus DSM 17022 genome:
GCCCCAGGTTCTTCAGGTCGATCCCCATGTTGCTCAGCGCCGCCGCGCCCTCGAGGGACCGCCCCAGCCGCCGGTGGGCCTCGTAGGCCCGGCAGTAGTACTCCAGTCCCTCCTCCGGGTGGCCGCTGCGCGAGTAGACGAGGCCGATGCTGTTGAGGGCGCGGGCCTCGGCGATGGGGCCGCCCAGGCGGGTGGACAGCTCGAGGCTTTCGATGAAGTGGGCCAGGGCCCGCTCGAAGTCACCCAGGCTGTCGTAGACGATGCCCATGCCGCGCAGGCAGCGGGCGGTGTTGGCCAGGTCGCGCCCAGCGCCAGGGCCTGCCGGAAGGCCTCGAGCGCCTGGGCCGGGTCCCCCAGCGCGGTGTGGGCGTAGCCCTGCTCGAGCCAGGCTGTGTCCTCAAGCCCGGCCTCCCCCAGCGCGCCCGCGAGCTCCCGGGCCTCCTGGGCCGCGGCCAGGTGCCCCGCGGGGTCGTGGTCCCCCTGTGCCTCGCACCACTCCAGCAGGAGCCTCAGGCGCTCACGGGGCTCGGAAGCCTGCCCCGGTCGGGGGGAGGGTGTCGGAACTCATGGAGCGATTATAAGGAGCCCGGGCCACCGGGCCGGGTCGGCGTGCACGCGGGCCCGCGAGGGGCCCGGCCCCTCACCCCCCGAGGCCGTGCCCCCCGGCCACCTCGGTCTCGTGCCGCTCGCCGAACCCGGCGATGAGCGGCCTGCCGCGCTCCACCGCCTGCCGGACGGAGGGCAGCGCCAGCGAGGCGCGGTGGCTTTCCCGGGAGTCCCACACCTCGGTGACCCAGAGCGCGTCGGGGTCGGCCAGGTCGCGCGCGACGACGTAGCTCAGGCAGCCCGGCATCCCCGCCGACCCCTCCAGAAGCACCGCGGCCAACTCCTCCCGCCGCCCCGTCACGGCCTTCAACCTGCTGATCAATCCGTACATCCTGCCGGGGCGCTCCGGCTCGAGCTTCAATAGGGCATCAACACCCCCGCCGCCTGCCAGCACGGCAACCTGGGGCTCGCCCTGCTGCCGCGCCAAGGAGAGGCCGCGACCCCGTTGCACCTATGCGCCCCAACCCGGCTAAAGCGGATGAGCAGGGCTGAACCCTCAGGCGGGGGCGTGGTCCGGGCAGGTGAGGCGGAGCTCCAAGGGGGAGAGGGTGAGGCTCAAAAGGGCACAGGAAAACCCATTTCCCCGCCGGAGGTGTTGGCAGGTGAGGCACATGCCGGCATCCACCACCACCCCCTGGCGCACCAGGTCCTCGAGAAGGCCCATGAGGGGAAGGAGAAGGGCCTCGGGATCCACCTTCCTTAGGGCTTCCCTTAGGGGGCCCGTGTAGCCCTGGAGGGCCTCGGCCACCCGCCAGCCCTCCGCTGTGGGGACGAGGAGGAAGCGGCGCCTGTCCTCCGGCTCCCTTTGCCGTGCCAGAAGCCCCTTGCGCTCCAGGGCGCTTATGGCCTCGCTCACTGTGGCCGGGGTGAGGGCGAGGAGGCTGGCCAGATCCACCACCCCTTGGGGGTGGCCGCTTAGGTGGAGGAGAAGCTGGGCCTGGGTGGCGGAAAGGCCCAGGCGATAGGCCTCCCGGGTAAGAAGGGCGCGCTCCGCCTGGGCCAAGCGCTCAAGGAGGGCAAGGAGCTTTTCCTCAGACTCCCCGCCTGAGAGGAAGGTACTCACGCCCTTAGCTTAGGGCCGGAACTCGCTGAAAACGTAGTCGCTGTTGGCCGCCCCTTGGTGGCAGGTGTAGCAGGCCTTGGGGTCAATGCTCAGGGGCTTTTTGTCCGGACCAAAGGCGTAGTAGCCCCAGCCTCCGGTCTCCCTATAGCGCTCCAGGTCTTTCACCATAACGCCGATGAGCTTCCTCGGGCCCTCCAAAAGGGCGTTGCCCTCAGCCTTGGCCTCGAGGAGGTCAAAGACGATGACCGCACCTTTTGGGAAGGGATTTTTCTTGCCCTCTAGGTAGGTGGCTAAGCCCGTGGAGTTCACGTAGATGTGGTGTAGGCCGCCGAAGCTCTCATAGAGGGGATGGCCGGGCCTAAGCTCCATGCTCTTTACGTGGGGCCAAAGCCGGAAGCCCTCGGGGTAGGGGAAGCCCTCTTGGCCCAAAGCCAAGAGAGAAGCCACCAGCAAGGCCACCGCCAGGCGACGCCCTATGCTCAGCATGACTACCTCCTTAGGACTCCTAAATAATAAAAATCCTTCCCCGTCCGCGTCAAGTAGGGTGGGATCATTTGCGGTAAGCTTTGTGGGTGTATATGACTGCTCAGCCAGCATTGCTTAGTAGTCCTACTTCCCCTGAACGCTTCGGATTTACAGGGCACGAAACATTTCCCTTTCGCTATGGCTGGCTCAAGAAGGCTGTGGACGCAGTGACCAGCGATGCATCTTTGCTAAGCTCTGACCGGGCCTTGGTGGAGCTGGGGGTGGGGAAAAACATGGTGCAGAGCATTCGCCACTGGGGGCTGGCTACTCAGGTTCTGCAAGAGGGTACGGGGCGTGGCCTCGAGGTCTCTCGCATAGGTTCGCTGCTCTTTCGGGAATGGGATCCCTACCTGGAAGACTCCGCCTCGCTGTGGCTTATCCATTGGCTCCTGGTCAATAACCCTGCCAAGGCTGGGGTGTGGCATCTGGCTTTTACACGCCTTACCCAGCCCGACTTTACCAAGCAGCAGCTTCTGAACTTTTTGCAGGATTTTAAGGAGCGTCAGGGGCTGCGCGTGCAAGAGTCGAGCCTGCGCCGGGACGTAGACTGCTTTTTGCGCACCTATGTGCCCAGGGCTGAAGGCAAGGGGCTGTTGGAAGACTCTTTCGACTGCCCCCTGGCTGAACTCGGGCTGCTTTCCCCACTCAAGGATAGCGAGGGTTACCGCTTTGCCATTGGCCATAAGCCGACCCTGCCTACTGAGGTCGTGGGCTATGCCCTGCACGAGTACATGCAGCGTACCCGTCAGGGAAGAAACAGCATTTCGTTTGCAGAGTGCTTATATGGTTTAGGAAGTCCGGGCCAGGTGTTCAAGCTAGATGAGAATTCATTGGTTGAGTACCTAGAGGATCTGGAAACTGTAAGTGAGGGTGCTTTAGAGCTCGACGACACTGCAGGGCTCAAGCAGCTTTATCGCCGTAGAGAACTCGATGGACTAAAGCTTCTGCAGGACTATTATGGGAGCCGTACATGATTCAGACCCAGCCGCCATCGGAAGGTGCCTCGGCCAAGGCGCGGCGTTATTTTCGTTCTATACGTCTTGAGCGAGACTTCCAGTTGCCCGAGGCTTTGCTGGGCTACACCCTTACCCCACAGGTTCGACAGATCTTGGCCCGGGTCGAAGATGGTTTGAAAGCAGGGGGTAGTGAACGTGCCTTCACCCTCACCGGCCCCTACGGCAGCGGCAAGTCGGCTTTTGCCCTGTTTCTAGCCCACTTGCTGCAAGCCCCTTCCAATCCCCAAAACGCCGCATACCAGCTTTTGGCGGCCCAGGATGCTGCGTTGCTCGAGCGTTTTTCCCAGCATGAGAGGGGTCTGTTGCCTGTAGTGCTCACCTTGCGGCGGGCTTCGTTATCACAAGCCCTTCTGGAAGGTCTGCTGAGGACAGCCCGGCAAATCGGGGGTGCGGCTTCCGAGGATTTGGTTCTTGAACTTGAAGCCGATCTAAAGGCCCAATTTGTGGATACCCACCACGTCTTGAGGCGCCTGGCAACCTTAACCGACCTTTCGCACCTGCAGGGTTACCGGGGTGTCCTGTTGGTGCTCGATGAGTTGGGTAAGACCCTGGAATATGCTGCACGCCACGAGGGCGAAGACATTTACTTGCTGCAGGAGTTGGCTGAGTGGGCAAACCGCAGCGCAACCCAACCCCTGCTCTTGCTGGGGGTACTCCACCAGGCGTTTGAGCAGTACGGAGAGCACCTAACCCTTACCGCCCGCAAAGAGTGGGCTAAGGTACAAGGGCGCTTTAGCGATATTGCCTTTCTTGAGCCCCCCGAGCAGCAGATGCGCCTCGCGGCTCAGGCTACCCTAGCGTTGGGTATTCAGCCCATCCATGCCCCGGAAAAACTAACCGCCATTGCTCAAGCCATGCTCGAGACGGGCCATGCGCCCAAAGGATTGAAACCGGGAGAGTTTACAGCTATCGCCGTGGAGTCGGCGCCGCTCCACCCAACGGTGCTGGTTGCGCTGCCCTATCTGTTTCGGCGCTTCGCTCAGAACGAGCGCTCGCTGTTTGCTTACCTGCTCAGCCCGGAGCCCTTTGGCCTGCTAGACAGACTTCAAAAGGCCCCCGGTAGCTTGGTCAGACTGCCCGATTTGTTCGATTACTTCATGACCAACCTCGAGGGAAGCCTGCTGCGCCAGAGCTACGCCCGGCGCTGGCTCGAGGTCGCCGATGCCCTCGAGCGCATCCCGGGTCTGAGCCTCCTCGAAGTCGGTGTGCTCAAAACGGTAGGGCTTTTGAACATTCTGGGGGATATGAGCCCGCTCCAAGCCACGCGGGAGCTGGTTGCCCTTTCGCTTTCCGATGCCTCTACCAGCCCAGATGTGGAGGCCGCTTTAGAAAGTTTGCAGTCGCGCTCCCTCCTAACCTTTCGCCGGTATAACCGCACCTACCGGGTTTGGGAAGGCAGCGATGTGGACATTGAGGCCGAGCTCGAGCAGGCCCGCCGCAAAACCGCGGGTCTGGGTTTGGCCGAAACCCTACAGCAGTATCTACCCCACCGGCCTCTAGTAGCACGCCGGCACAGCCACGAGAGTGGCGCTCTGCGTTTTTTTACTGTGCAATACTTCGATTCTCCCCCAAGCGAAGTCCCCCAGCCTGCCTCGGGGGCCGATGGCCTGCTGGCCTGCTGCCTTCCTACAACCCTGGAGCAGGCCGAGGATTTCCGCGCCTGGCTCAAAGACCCTGCCGTAAGCGCCGCCAAGCACCTGCTAGTGGTAATTCCACAGCAGATGGGGAGTTTGCGCGAGGCGGCCATTGAACTCCGGGCGCTGCGATGGGTCTGGGACAACACCCCTGCTCTGCGCAGCGACCGGGTGGCACGCCGCGAGCTAGTCGAGCGCATTGCCCTGGTCGAGCAGAGCCTGGGCCGAGCGGTGGAGGTGCTGCTCGACCCGCGCCCAGAGCCTGTTGGCGCGGGGGCGCTCTGGTATTACCAGGGGCGGAAGCAAAGCGTTTCCTCACCCAGCGCGACGGCCCAGCTCCTCTCGAGGGTCATGGATCAGCTTTATCCAGATGCGCCCCGCATCAGGAATGAGCTCATCTACCGCCGTTCGCTATCGTCTGCGGCTGCGGCGGCCCGCCGAAACTTGGTTGAGCGAATGCTGTCGCACACCACAGAGCCCCTCCTGGGCATGGAGGGCTATCCGCCCGAGCGCAGCATGTACGAGTCGGTCTTGCGGGCCAGCGGCCTGCACCGGCCTACAGAGGGCGCCTGGCAGTTCTTCGAGCCCCAAAAAGCCCACGACCCCTGTAACCTGCGTCCGACCTGGGAACACCTCCACAACCGCATCTTTGCGGCTATTGCCGAGCCTTGTTCGGTTCACCAGCTTTTCTCCGAGCTCGAAGCGCCACCCTACGGCGTCATGCCTGGGGTATTGCCGGTGCTCCTGGCGGCCTTTTTGCTCACCTACCCCGATGAAACCAGCCTGTACAAAGAGGGGGTTTTCATTGCCGAGCCCTCCGTTGCCGACTTTGAAGTGCTCATGCGCCGTCCAGAGCTATTTGCCGTAGGGGGCGGTCGGATTCTGGGCGAACGCAAGGCGGTTGTGGAGCGTCTGGCTAAGGGTTTGAAGGTCAAACCTGCCCTGCTGCCGGTAGTCCGGGCTTTGGTTCGGATGGTTCGCTCGGTGCCCGAGTCGGCCTGGCGTACCCAGAAGCTGCCGGAAGCGGTTCTCGAGCTGCGCGAAGCCTTCGAGCGCGCCCGCTCCCCCGAGCGCCTACTCTTTCACGACCTTCCGGTTGCCCTTGGCGAAAAGCCCTTTGGCGAACAGCCAAGCAAGAGCCCTAAGCGCATCGAGGCCTTCTTTGAAAAGCTCAACCAGGCCTTGCAAGCCTGGGGAGCCTTTGCGCCTAGCCAGATCGAGAAGGCCCGCGACGCCTTGCTTTTGGCCTGTGGGCTTCCCGAGGGGCCAGAGGGCTGGGCCCGCCTGCGCGAGCAGGCCAAACGGCTAGCTGGAAAGCCCCTCCACAGTTCGCTGGTTCCCCTGGTCAACAGACTCACGGCCTCTGGCGAAGAATCGGCGGTGCTGGAGGGCGTGCTGGCCCTGGTGGCCTCGAGGCCTCCCAAAGGCTGGACAGATGCCGACATCGAGCGTTTCCCCGAGCAGGCCCGGCTTCTCGGGGAGCGTTTTGTGCAGGCGGTGTATACCCTGGGGGTTCTAACCCCAGAAGAAGAAACCAGAAGCCAGGTGCTGGCTCAGCAGATTCGCCAGAGATTTGCGGAGGGTGCACCTCCCCATGTGCTGCGGGCAGCTTTAGCGCGGTTGCTGCAGGAACTGTAGACACAGCCTCCATCAGATTTGTCGCCAAAGCCCAGCGATACTTGCCATCGGGTTATCATGGGTACTAAAGTAGTGTTAATGGAGCCAAAACCAGTTCGGCATGTGCTTTCACTATCTGGGGGCAAGGACAGCACAGCACTAGCTGTGTATATGCGAGACAAGGTTCCAGAAATGGAATATGTGTTCATGGATACAGGGGAGGAGCTGCCCGAGACTTATGAGTATTTGGACAAGGTTGAAGCATATTTGGGCAAGCCAATTATTCGCCTCAACCCGGATCGCCCATTCTCACACTATCTGGATATCTACCGAGGAGTTTTACCTGACCCAAGAACTCGCTGGTGTACTCGAATGCTTAAGATAAAGCCTTTCGAGAGATACGTGGGGGATGATCCTGTTATCAGCTACCTGGCAATCAGGGCGGATGAGTTACATAGAAAAGGTTATATCTCGACCAAGCCCAACATTACCCCGGTCTACCCATTTATTGAGGCGGGCCTAACCAAAAGCGATATCTACCGGATATTAGAGGACAGTGGGTTGGGGCTACCGGACTATTACCGTTGGCGCTCTCGTTCTGGTTGTTATTTCTGCTTCTTTCAGCAGCGCATTGAATGGGTTGGCTTGCTTGAAAATCATCCAGAATATTTTGAAAAGGCGAAGCAATACGAGAGATTTGATGCGCTCACTGGTCAAAGCTTTACCTGGAACGCCAGAGAGAGTTTGGATGACTTACAGCGCCCAGAGCGCATTCAACAAATCAAGGAACAGTACTTGAAGCGAAACCAACAGCAAACGGTAAAACTTCATGGTTCCCTAACAGAACTATTCGCTGATGAAGATGAAGAGGTCCAATCTTGTTTGGTATGCCACCTATGATTTATGACTGAGCTCCTGGAGAAACTAAAGCAAGAAATAGCGGAGCTGCGTCGAGGCGGCAAAGGAGAGCACAAGCGTCCCCACAAGCTGGTGATGCTATTGGCTGTGCTAGACATAATAGATGAATCACCTGAATTCAACAATAGAGTTTATTTTGACAATTCTCTGATTAATCGTTTCCAGAGACACTTTGAGCAACACATGTCGGCTGATGATGTGTGCCAACCGGCCCCTCCATTTTTTCACCTAAGAAGCTCTACCTTTTGGAAACACAAAGTTTTTCCGGGAAAAGAAGCGGAGTACGAAAAGACGTCAACTTCGGATGGGGGGCGTAGCCGTATTGATAACCTTATCGAGTACGCCTATTTTGCAGAGTGGGCATACCCTTTATTTGCTGATAAGGAATCACGTCAGGAACTTCACAGCTTCATCGAGCAGCTTCTTTCGCCTATGAATAGAATAGGAGCAGTTTTTCACGAATCCTTCCCACTTAATCGAGCGGCGCTTACACAGGTTATGAAGATAGCGCTAGACACAAGCAAGAAGGTAAATTTTGAGGCCATACGTAGCGGTACAAATCTTGGTGCAAATTATGTCAAAGCAATGCCTAGATACGCGGTTGGAACGGGATTGTTGGTCGAAAAATCCTATCGCCTAACTGAGCTTGGAGCGTTCATCTATGACCACGACCCCAACCTCAATCATCCCTCCACCCTCTGGCTCATGCACTACCACCTGAGCGCACCCAAGGGCCCAGGGCCAGCCTTCTGGCACTTTTTGGTTAGCCGGCAGCTCCAGCCGGGGGTACACCTCGAGCGGGCCCAACTTGTTGACGCTGTGCGGGCGTTTGTGCGGGTGTCTGAGGGCAAAGACCTTGTCGATCGCTCGGCTCGCAGCCTGATAACGGTATTTACGGGTACCTATACCAAGGAAGATGGCCTTAAGAAGCTCGGCATTTTGGAAAAAACGGAAGCGGGCTACCAGGTGCTCGAGCCCGAGCCGCCCAACGAGTGGGTGGTGGGGTATGCCCTGGCGCACTACTGGGGGAGCGTATGGCCGCAGTTCAGGCAGGTAGCCCTTTCGGAATTGCATGAGTTCGGTGGGTTTGCGAACCTTTTTTTGATGGGCACTTTTCAGCTCAACTCCCGCTTGCGCGAGCTTCAGAGCAGGGGTTTGCTGGATCTTATCCAGGTGGCCCCCCCGCACCAAATTCTCCGCTTGTGGCGCTCGCCCGCCGACTTTTTGCCGCATATCTATGACTGAGCCCTCCCCTTTGGAAGTTGTGCGGCGGGTTCGGGGTAACCAACTCGCCTGCCGCACAGGCATTTTGCTCCTGAGTACGGAATATCTGGGTAAAGAACGCTCTTTAGCCGCCCAGTTAAACCTCGATGCCCTCAACTACGCCGAATGGCGGCTGAAAAAGGTTTTGGATGGGCAGCTTTTCCTAGGACTAAACAAACAATCCCTGATTGCAGAGCTAGACGAAATAGTGCAGCTACCGACCCAGACCAATGCCCTGCTGCTGTACAACCTCGACATAGCTCTGTCCTACCTCGAGTTCCAGGAGCGCCCCTACGTATGGGATTTTTTGCGAGATAGTTTTCGCAAGCGCCCTAAGGCCCTCGTCATCACCATGCCTACCTCGGCAGATCACCTGCTACCCGATAAAGCCTCGAGGGACATTTGGCACAGGGGAGGGCGGCTGGCAGTTGTAAGTTAAAGGTTACCGAGGGGTGAGTACCCATGACTTTACGGGTCTGTGATATTACCGAACTAGATCACAGTGCTGAGTTCAGAAACGACGTACAAATCAGCCATTTCCGTAATAAAGCCAACCTCAGTCTGCTCAAGAGCTACATGTTTACCGCTGGCAGCATGCCAGAGAAAAAATCCTCGGCAGAGCTCCTTCGGCTGCTGAGGGAAGCGGCTACGGATGGCATCGAAAACCGCTTCCTGATTCAGGCAACCTATGGCCGGGGCAAGAGCCACTTTGGGTTGGTGGTTGCCAATTACTTCGGCATGCCCGCCGACTCCCCGGAGGTTCAGCAGATCCTCGATAAACTCGAGCATACCTACAACGAACCGGCCAGCGTCGAGCCCTTCCGGAACTTCAAGAAGTATCACAAGCCGTACCTGGTGGTGCTGTTGCGCGGCGACTCTCCCAGAAACCTGCGCGACCAGTTCTTTTTGGGGCTCGAGCAAGCGCTCCGGGCTACGGAGGCAACCAAGAGGGTGTCAACCCCTTTTTGGTTTTCTGAAGCGCTACGCTTCTTGAATAGCCTGAATGGCGAGGAAATTCGTGTGGCCAACGAATATCTGCACCCACACCGCCTCGACCTGCCCAGTCTACGCCAAAAGGTGGAACGGCGCGAAACGAGCGCCTATTCAGTTTGTATAGATTTATTCCGAAAGATAAAAAATTTCAGACCCGATTTTGGTGGAGAGACTGACCTTACCGAAGCTATCCAATGGGTTGTCAAGGAACTGCACGATAAGCAGGGCTTGATTGGCGGCCTGCTCATATTGTTCGACGAGTTTAGCGAGTTTGTTCGCAGCTACAGTAGCCAACATTCCATCGGGGTTCCTTTGCAAGAGCTGCTTAACGGGGTGGAAGAAAATCGCAGCAAGGTGCTGTTTGTGGCCCTGGCACAGCATGAACCCGAGAAGGTTGTCAGGAACGATGGAACCGTTGGGTATGGAGCTCTTACCAAAGAGTTGACTCGCCTACCCCTAAACAACCGCTTTTGGTTACACTCGAGCCTCGAGGATGTGCTGGGGGCATACTTCAAGCCCAACACGGCCAACTGGCAAAAACTCCTGAGCGAGCCCGGTATTAGCAGCAGCATGGCGACCGCGAGCGAACTGACCTTTGAAGTTTTTTCCGAGCGTTACAAGCGGCTGCTGAACTGGAATTCGGAGGAGTTTCAGGAAAAAGTGACCAGGGAGTGTTTTCCTCTGCACCCGCTCACGACAGCCCTGCTCTCGAGCGTAGACTTTGAAAGAGCCTCCAACACCCGCACGGTTTTGGGTTTCCTGACCGACAATGATGGCCCTCTGAAGCGGGTGCTTGAGGAACCTGCCGTTCGGGATGGGAAGCCCAACTGGATTCTGCCTATAGAGCTAGTGGACTACTTCCAGGAGATGCTGGGAGAGCAGGTCTGGCAACAGTTTCAGCAGGTAGACCTGCCCGACCTAGATCCCCGGCAAAAGGCCGTGCTCAAGGCCATGCTCCTGCAAAAGGCGGCCAACATCCCCACCAAGAGCGCGGGCTATGCCGGCGTGATTGCCGAGCTTTCCGGCCTCTTGTCAAAAGACGCCGAGGAAACCCTTAAACAACTGGAAGAACAGCGCTATATTCGCTACGACAGCGCAAACAAAATCTACTCCTTTTGGTCGGGCAGCAATGCTGCCATTGAGCTTGAAAAGCGGCTCAACCAGGAGCTTGCGGAGCTCGAGAAGCGGGGTCTTCTTAGGGCGTACCTCGATGAGTTCGACGGTTAC
This genomic interval carries:
- a CDS encoding tetratricopeptide repeat protein; protein product: MARAGLRPHRAGGPGPGARGLPAGPGAGRDLANTARCLRGMGIVYDSLGDFERALAHFIESLELSTRLGGPIAEARALNSIGLVYSRSGHPEEGLEYYCRAYEAHRRLGRSLEGAAALSNMGIDLKNLGRLEEAEACHREAYELLQAEELSRASVNRPKEAEARLALAELHKQRGDFEAGRRLEREVFDEAVRPQAQEPPADILP
- a CDS encoding putative quinol monooxygenase translates to MQRGRGLSLARQQGEPQVAVLAGGGGVDALLKLEPERPGRMYGLISRLKAVTGRREELAAVLLEGSAGMPGCLSYVVARDLADPDALWVTEVWDSRESHRASLALPSVRQAVERGRPLIAGFGERHETEVAGGHGLGG
- a CDS encoding MarR family winged helix-turn-helix transcriptional regulator; translated protein: MSTFLSGGESEEKLLALLERLAQAERALLTREAYRLGLSATQAQLLLHLSGHPQGVVDLASLLALTPATVSEAISALERKGLLARQREPEDRRRFLLVPTAEGWRVAEALQGYTGPLREALRKVDPEALLLPLMGLLEDLVRQGVVVDAGMCLTCQHLRRGNGFSCALLSLTLSPLELRLTCPDHAPA
- a CDS encoding cytochrome P460 family protein, coding for MLSIGRRLAVALLVASLLALGQEGFPYPEGFRLWPHVKSMELRPGHPLYESFGGLHHIYVNSTGLATYLEGKKNPFPKGAVIVFDLLEAKAEGNALLEGPRKLIGVMVKDLERYRETGGWGYYAFGPDKKPLSIDPKACYTCHQGAANSDYVFSEFRP
- a CDS encoding DUF4007 family protein, with product MTAQPALLSSPTSPERFGFTGHETFPFRYGWLKKAVDAVTSDASLLSSDRALVELGVGKNMVQSIRHWGLATQVLQEGTGRGLEVSRIGSLLFREWDPYLEDSASLWLIHWLLVNNPAKAGVWHLAFTRLTQPDFTKQQLLNFLQDFKERQGLRVQESSLRRDVDCFLRTYVPRAEGKGLLEDSFDCPLAELGLLSPLKDSEGYRFAIGHKPTLPTEVVGYALHEYMQRTRQGRNSISFAECLYGLGSPGQVFKLDENSLVEYLEDLETVSEGALELDDTAGLKQLYRRRELDGLKLLQDYYGSRT
- a CDS encoding phosphoadenosine phosphosulfate reductase family protein; translated protein: MGTKVVLMEPKPVRHVLSLSGGKDSTALAVYMRDKVPEMEYVFMDTGEELPETYEYLDKVEAYLGKPIIRLNPDRPFSHYLDIYRGVLPDPRTRWCTRMLKIKPFERYVGDDPVISYLAIRADELHRKGYISTKPNITPVYPFIEAGLTKSDIYRILEDSGLGLPDYYRWRSRSGCYFCFFQQRIEWVGLLENHPEYFEKAKQYERFDALTGQSFTWNARESLDDLQRPERIQQIKEQYLKRNQQQTVKLHGSLTELFADEDEEVQSCLVCHL
- a CDS encoding DUF4007 family protein, with amino-acid sequence MTELLEKLKQEIAELRRGGKGEHKRPHKLVMLLAVLDIIDESPEFNNRVYFDNSLINRFQRHFEQHMSADDVCQPAPPFFHLRSSTFWKHKVFPGKEAEYEKTSTSDGGRSRIDNLIEYAYFAEWAYPLFADKESRQELHSFIEQLLSPMNRIGAVFHESFPLNRAALTQVMKIALDTSKKVNFEAIRSGTNLGANYVKAMPRYAVGTGLLVEKSYRLTELGAFIYDHDPNLNHPSTLWLMHYHLSAPKGPGPAFWHFLVSRQLQPGVHLERAQLVDAVRAFVRVSEGKDLVDRSARSLITVFTGTYTKEDGLKKLGILEKTEAGYQVLEPEPPNEWVVGYALAHYWGSVWPQFRQVALSELHEFGGFANLFLMGTFQLNSRLRELQSRGLLDLIQVAPPHQILRLWRSPADFLPHIYD